One Triticum dicoccoides isolate Atlit2015 ecotype Zavitan chromosome 5B, WEW_v2.0, whole genome shotgun sequence genomic window carries:
- the LOC119306979 gene encoding obtusifoliol 14-alpha demethylase-like encodes MGMLETRATWLAIAIFFITVVATKISRRKRNVRSLSTPLPPVVNVLTLLPSFFNNGFWVTINDLYTRFGTVFTVNLFGPKITLLVGPEVSTHFFQGLESEISFGNFAEVTIPLFGQEVLYGVDPATRNEQVNFIVDVLEPSKMRSLVDPIFHEVETYFAKWGQDGTVDLKHELEHVLMFISCRCLLGYEIQETMLEEVYSLFHELENGLNYFSYLFPYMPTPTNRRRDKAHIRLKEIFSTTIRSRRSSGRVEDDVMQRLMNSKYKDGRSTTEAEISGIIMALIFAGKHPSSSSSIWAGAFMLSNTKF; translated from the exons ATGGGCATGTTGGAAACTAGGGCCACATGGTTGGCCATAGCTATTTTTTTCATAACTGTTGTAGCCACCAAGATTTCAAGACGGAAACGCAATGTCCGCTCGTTGTCCACACCACTTCCTCCTGTCGTGAATGTCCTCACTCTCTTACCTTCGTTTTTTAACAATGGTTTTTGGGTTACAATCAATGATCTGTATACAAGGTTCGGCACTGTATTTACAGTAAATTTGTTTGGACCAAAGATAACCTTGTTGGTTGGACCGGAGGTCTCAACTCATTTCTTCCAAGGGCTGGAGTCAGAGATTAGCTTTGGTAATTTCGCTGAGGTCACCATTCCACTATTTGGCCAAGAAGTTCTTTATGGTGTAGATCCCGCAACTCGTAACGAGCAAGTAAATTTCATTGTTGATGTATTAGAGCCATCCAAGATGCGAAGCCTCGTTGATCCCATATTTCATGAAGTAGAG ACCTACTTTGCAAAGTGGGGACAAGATGGCACAGTTGATCTTAAACATGAACTCGAGCATGTTCTCATGTTTATATCATGTCGGTGCCTGCTTGGATATGAGATTCAAGAGACGATGTTGGAAGAAGTATACTCATTGTTCCATGAACTTGAGAATGGCTTAAACTATTTCAGTTACTTGTTTCCATATATGCCAACCCCGACAAACCGCCGACgtgacaaggcacacatcaggctgAAAGAAATATTCAGTACAACCATTAGGTCACGCAGAAGCTCCGGCCGAGTCGAAGATGATGTAATGCAGAGGCTGATGAATTCCAAGTATAAAGATGGCCGCTCCACAACAGAAGCAGAAATTTCGGGCATAATCATGGCCCTCATCTTTGCTGGAAAACACCCAAGCTCTAGCTCTAGTATATGGGCGGGAGCTTTCATGCTGAGCAACACCAAGTTCTGA